The Microlunatus soli genome contains the following window.
GATCACCGGGTTGAGCGGATTGACGTTGACGTCGGCATCCGGTGCGTGATCGGTGGTGATCCCGATCGCCTTGAGCTCGGCGCCGGTGATCCTGGCAGCGGTCCGGGCCGACGTCTCGTTGCGGGTGGCGGCGACGGCCATCGAACCGGGGAACTGCGTGGCCGGCGGCCCGACCCGGGTCACCACGCCCATCTCCTGATCGGTGGTGATCTGCAGCGGTATCCGGACCTTGGTGCCACCGGTCAGCGACGCGGCCTGCAGGTCGTTGGACAGTGCGCCGATCTGTTGCGGGTCGGCCAGATTGTCCGACCAGGCGAAGTAGATGACGCCGCCGAGATGGTAGGTCTGCACCACCTCGGCCGGGGTGGCGACGCCGTACAACTCGGTGTTGCGGTCGTCGCTGGTGTCGGCGGTGGCGCCGTAGACGTAGCTGATGATCAACTGGCCGATGATCTCGTCGCGGGTCATCCGGGCCAGCGTGCTCCTCACCCAGCCGTGTTGACCGGCCGCAGCCGGTCGGGCCGTGGCGGAGATCGCGACGCCCGCAGTCGTCGCAGCTGCGGCGGCAAGGAAGCGACGGCGGTTCGGACTGGGCGGCACAGGCATGGGCACCTCAGGCATGGGCGTCTCCCTCGACGACGGCGTTCACCCGGAACGACAATATTTACCTGCAACGGATTGTCTGAGGGAAATTTGTCACAGGTTCGCCCGGTCCGCAAGAGATCGTGCGTCCCGGTCGGGGAGCGCGGCCGATCAACGGCCGGTCTTGGCCCGTTCGATCGTGACGCCGATCGCCGGAGCGCCGTCCTCCGGGGTGCCGTCCGGACCCGGATCGATGCCGCCAGCGGCGATCCGGTCCAGGGTCTGCAGTCCGGCGGCAGTGACGTGTCCGAAGACGGTGTAGTCGGGCTTCAGGCGGGAGTCCTCATAGACCAGGAAGAACTGGCTGCCGTTGGTGTCCGGGCCCGCGTTGGCCATCGCCAGCGTGCCGCGGGCGTAGTTGCGGCGGTCCGGTGCGTCCGGCCACGGTTCCAGGGCCTGCACGGAGTCGAGTTCGTCGGCGAAGCTGTAGCCGGGGTCGCCCCAGCCGGAGCCCAACGGATCGCCGCACTGCAGCACCGACAACGCGGCCGGTGGCGTCTGGTAGGCGGTCAGTCGATGGCAGATGGTGTCGTCGAAGTACTTCTTGTGAACGAGGTAGCGGAAGGACTGCACCGTGCAGGGCGCCAGGCCTCGGTCGAGCACGATCGGGATGTCGCCCTGATCGGTCTGCAGGGTGACCGGCTGGCTGCCGTGATCGGGGGTGTGCTGCGGATCGGGCGGGAGGCCGACCCAGGTCGAGTAGGTCTGGTCGGCGAGTGGGGTGTACGCACACGGGCCCTTGGTCGGCGCAGGCGGTTTCGTCGGCGCAGGTGGTCTTGTCGAGGCCG
Protein-coding sequences here:
- a CDS encoding peptidylprolyl isomerase produces the protein MRVLRAVIGTFMIAALGIVAPTVHGTSTAHAASTRPPAPTKPPAPTKGPCAYTPLADQTYSTWVGLPPDPQHTPDHGSQPVTLQTDQGDIPIVLDRGLAPCTVQSFRYLVHKKYFDDTICHRLTAYQTPPAALSVLQCGDPLGSGWGDPGYSFADELDSVQALEPWPDAPDRRNYARGTLAMANAGPDTNGSQFFLVYEDSRLKPDYTVFGHVTAAGLQTLDRIAAGGIDPGPDGTPEDGAPAIGVTIERAKTGR